A window from Chryseobacterium vaccae encodes these proteins:
- a CDS encoding T9SS type A sorting domain-containing protein produces the protein MKKTLLLALTAFGLCSAQTTITKAFNDPVVGETVNNVIINGTVDNSATGNNVVFSNASLTQGAASPTVYSAPDAGEITTYPGSTIKMTGGGNTILFKQTASKLEITGLITPDATLNFAANNGTYISYPAAFGYTETDTAQGTFSSSAASGNFSGNVNISADASGTLIIGPNTYTNVLRIKSIQVFNLTVGPFPAGTITNTSYLYYNGTNKAPLLSYTSANINVPALNMNQTTTAAQALSLTFLGTKETVKKDSFKVYPNPAQDFIGFIGENANYSTAKIYSLDGKLIKTSDIQSGKVQISELPASSYFIEVSGKDAKKESTKFIKK, from the coding sequence ATGAAAAAAACTCTACTTTTAGCACTCACAGCTTTCGGGCTTTGCTCTGCACAAACTACCATTACCAAAGCATTTAACGACCCTGTTGTGGGCGAAACGGTAAATAATGTGATCATCAACGGAACGGTGGATAATTCTGCTACCGGTAACAATGTAGTATTCAGCAATGCTTCTCTCACACAAGGTGCTGCATCTCCAACGGTATATTCGGCTCCTGATGCAGGGGAAATCACCACTTATCCCGGTTCTACCATAAAAATGACAGGAGGCGGTAACACTATTTTATTTAAACAAACGGCTTCTAAACTGGAAATTACCGGACTTATTACGCCTGATGCCACCTTAAATTTCGCAGCAAACAACGGAACTTATATATCTTATCCTGCAGCTTTTGGTTATACGGAAACCGATACAGCACAGGGAACTTTCTCTTCATCAGCAGCTTCCGGAAATTTCAGCGGGAATGTCAATATTTCAGCAGATGCCTCCGGAACCCTGATCATTGGCCCCAATACCTATACGAATGTCTTAAGAATAAAATCAATTCAGGTTTTTAACCTTACAGTAGGTCCTTTCCCGGCCGGAACCATCACCAATACTTCTTACCTGTATTACAACGGTACCAACAAGGCTCCTTTATTATCTTATACCAGTGCCAACATCAACGTTCCTGCCCTTAACATGAACCAGACTACTACAGCGGCACAGGCGTTAAGCCTGACTTTCCTGGGTACGAAGGAAACGGTAAAAAAAGACAGCTTCAAAGTCTATCCGAATCCTGCACAGGACTTCATCGGATTTATAGGGGAAAATGCAAATTACTCTACTGCTAAAATATACAGTTTAGACGGAAAACTAATCAAAACATCGGATATCCAATCCGGAAAAGTACAGATTTCTGAGCTTCCGGCATCTTCTTATTTCATAGAAGTTTCTGGAAAAGATGCTAAGAAAGAAAGTACAAAATTCATTAAAAAATAA
- a CDS encoding DUF3575 domain-containing protein, producing the protein MKKFLILIPCFLFLKTSAQESETIPADKMNIIKTNVTAYAFRNINLSYERAINQWFSLNIGFGTMLQGKVPFINAFLKDEDEKRFQNLRVKATNFTIEPRFYIGKGYGRGFYFAPYYRFSDVSSNTFDFYYDYNAPGGTTYQIPLKGQGSTSGNSGGLMVGAQFFLTKSQNLVLDFWIAGAHYGSGTGDFTMTSDYILTPDMQAQLKKEIENLDLPFVDYTVETNPNGAKVKVDGPWAGFRSGISLGYRF; encoded by the coding sequence ATGAAAAAATTTCTTATTCTGATTCCGTGTTTTCTGTTTTTGAAAACCAGTGCGCAGGAATCCGAAACCATTCCTGCAGACAAAATGAATATCATTAAGACCAACGTGACTGCTTATGCGTTCAGAAATATCAACCTTTCCTATGAAAGAGCCATCAACCAATGGTTTTCGCTCAATATAGGATTCGGAACCATGCTGCAGGGAAAAGTTCCTTTTATCAATGCTTTTTTAAAGGATGAAGATGAAAAACGATTTCAGAATTTACGGGTAAAAGCGACCAATTTCACTATAGAGCCAAGGTTTTATATAGGAAAAGGTTATGGCAGGGGTTTTTATTTTGCCCCTTATTACCGGTTTTCTGATGTTTCCTCCAACACTTTTGATTTTTATTACGATTATAATGCTCCAGGTGGCACTACCTACCAGATTCCGCTCAAAGGTCAGGGAAGTACCAGTGGCAACAGCGGCGGACTGATGGTAGGCGCGCAGTTTTTCCTCACCAAAAGCCAGAATCTTGTTCTTGATTTCTGGATTGCAGGAGCTCATTACGGCAGCGGAACGGGTGATTTCACCATGACTTCAGATTATATTCTTACTCCCGATATGCAGGCACAGCTAAAAAAAGAAATTGAAAACCTGGATCTCCCGTTTGTAGATTACACCGTAGAAACGAATCCTAACGGTGCAAAAGTAAAAGTAGACGGGCCATGGGCAGGTTTCAGAAGCGGAATTTCCCTGGGATACAGATTTTAA
- the ribB gene encoding 3,4-dihydroxy-2-butanone-4-phosphate synthase has product MEKLLEQFGATSTERVENALLKLQQGKGILLVDDENRENEGDIIFPASTITEQDMALLIRECSGIVCLCISEEKSRHLNLRPMVENNNSKNQTAFTISIEAREGVESGVSAKDRVTTIRTAVAADAQAAHIASPGHVFPLIAKQNGVFERRGHTEGSVDLVKLANLGDDAVLCELTNEDGSMARLPEIVDFAIKREMSVVTIEDIHAYRTMISN; this is encoded by the coding sequence ATGGAAAAATTATTAGAACAATTTGGAGCAACCTCCACAGAACGTGTAGAAAACGCACTTCTTAAATTACAACAGGGAAAAGGAATTCTTTTAGTAGATGATGAAAACCGCGAAAACGAAGGCGATATCATCTTTCCCGCATCCACCATTACAGAACAGGATATGGCACTGCTGATCCGCGAATGCAGCGGTATTGTCTGCCTATGTATTTCGGAAGAAAAAAGCAGGCACCTGAACCTCCGTCCTATGGTGGAAAATAACAACTCTAAAAATCAAACCGCTTTTACCATTTCTATTGAAGCCAGAGAAGGCGTAGAATCTGGTGTTTCGGCTAAAGACCGTGTAACCACCATCAGAACTGCGGTGGCAGCAGACGCACAGGCTGCTCATATTGCAAGCCCGGGACATGTTTTCCCTCTGATTGCTAAACAAAACGGTGTTTTCGAAAGACGCGGACATACCGAAGGCAGTGTAGATCTTGTAAAGCTCGCCAATCTCGGTGATGATGCCGTACTCTGCGAACTGACCAATGAAGACGGATCAATGGCCCGACTTCCGGAAATCGTTGATTTTGCCATCAAAAGAGAAATGAGTGTTGTAACCATTGAAGATATTCATGCTTACCGCACAATGATCAGCAACTAA
- a CDS encoding DUF4401 domain-containing protein has translation MRNKENIKELMDALRTSTEREIHFDEEAIVSVYQKKETDQSLAIKILSIFGGILACLAFIGFLFLAQIFSSKEGIILFGGICIAGSAVLSRFSKKVITDTLSVSFYVAGFSLLGFGLSSHDNTMQLTFIGIALCVLLLVHNYILSFISVLILNGSILSLIITNDLYDLTYIFITVQALIVTFIFLNEAKIITANRILSGLYDPVCIGMTLSFIAGLGYIGFEDELSIPVLTLYNGLSSAVIILAVLYVVSVLLKKLQVTHSRFKIIIYVLTALILLPTTLSPAISGAILVILLSFLVNNKTGWVLACVALISFIGKLYYDLQFTLLTKSILLFSSGIMFLAIYAFIHKKLISHEKI, from the coding sequence ATGAGAAATAAAGAAAATATAAAAGAGTTGATGGATGCTCTCCGGACATCAACTGAAAGGGAAATCCATTTTGATGAAGAAGCTATTGTTTCAGTCTATCAGAAAAAAGAAACGGACCAGTCATTAGCCATCAAAATATTATCTATTTTCGGAGGGATACTCGCCTGTCTGGCATTTATCGGATTTCTTTTCTTAGCCCAGATATTCAGTTCAAAAGAAGGAATTATTCTATTTGGAGGAATCTGTATTGCAGGTTCTGCGGTTCTCAGCAGGTTTTCAAAGAAAGTAATAACAGACACTCTATCTGTTTCATTTTATGTTGCGGGATTTTCACTTCTCGGGTTTGGTCTTTCCAGTCACGATAACACCATGCAGCTTACCTTTATAGGCATTGCATTATGTGTATTGCTTCTGGTTCACAATTATATTCTTTCCTTCATTTCTGTACTCATTCTCAATGGAAGTATACTGTCACTTATTATCACCAACGATTTATATGATCTAACCTATATATTCATTACAGTTCAGGCACTCATCGTCACCTTTATTTTTCTTAACGAAGCAAAGATCATCACCGCCAACAGAATTCTCTCCGGATTATACGATCCCGTTTGTATAGGAATGACGTTATCATTCATAGCCGGGCTGGGCTATATTGGATTTGAAGATGAATTATCCATACCAGTGCTGACACTCTACAACGGGTTATCCTCGGCAGTGATCATTCTGGCTGTTCTGTATGTAGTCTCTGTTTTATTAAAAAAATTACAGGTTACCCATTCCCGTTTCAAGATCATCATTTATGTATTGACCGCTTTAATTTTATTGCCAACAACATTATCTCCGGCAATATCCGGCGCCATTCTTGTTATTTTACTAAGCTTCCTTGTCAACAATAAAACCGGATGGGTACTGGCTTGTGTAGCTCTGATTTCTTTCATCGGAAAATTGTATTACGATCTTCAGTTTACACTGCTGACTAAATCCATCCTTTTATTTTCTTCGGGGATCATGTTCCTGGCAATTTATGCATTCATCCACAAAAAACTGATTTCCCATGAAAAAATATAA
- a CDS encoding RNA polymerase sigma factor — protein MIFENIYELYWQKIFRLCMGYINNAELARDLAQETFIIVWQQLPKFRNESSIGTWIFRIASNNCLRQIEKEKKFAKTELPINLEEKKQESLEPQIQLLYRFISELPETDRIIISLELEEIKQVEIAQITGLSESNVRVKIHRIKEKLTQKFKENGY, from the coding sequence ATGATATTTGAGAATATATACGAACTCTACTGGCAGAAAATATTCCGGCTGTGCATGGGATACATCAATAACGCAGAGCTCGCCCGGGATCTGGCTCAGGAAACGTTTATTATTGTATGGCAGCAGCTTCCGAAATTCAGAAATGAATCCAGCATCGGAACATGGATTTTCAGAATTGCCTCCAATAATTGTCTCCGCCAGATTGAAAAGGAGAAAAAATTCGCTAAAACAGAACTTCCCATAAACCTGGAAGAAAAGAAACAGGAATCTCTGGAACCCCAGATCCAGCTGCTCTACCGGTTTATTTCCGAATTACCGGAAACGGACAGGATCATTATCTCTCTGGAACTTGAAGAAATAAAACAGGTAGAAATTGCCCAGATTACCGGACTCTCAGAATCTAACGTCCGGGTAAAAATTCACAGGATAAAAGAAAAATTAACGCAAAAGTTTAAAGAAAATGGCTACTGA
- a CDS encoding GDYXXLXY domain-containing protein, with the protein MKKYKWLIILFNLILLLGYFNYSVIKKEDLLKNGQLILLELAPVDPRSLMQGDYMSLRYAIVNTIGTEGILKRGYCVVTLDKNGVAHRGRFQENKTPLKAGEYLINYTSDDWNVNIGAESFFFQEGHAKKYETAAYGGIKIDGNGNSLLIGLYDKNLKKIN; encoded by the coding sequence ATGAAAAAATATAAATGGCTCATCATTCTTTTCAATCTCATCCTGTTATTGGGATACTTTAATTATTCGGTTATCAAAAAAGAAGATTTGCTTAAAAATGGGCAGCTGATTTTACTGGAACTTGCCCCTGTAGATCCGCGGTCACTGATGCAGGGTGATTATATGAGTTTAAGATATGCTATTGTCAACACTATCGGAACAGAAGGTATTCTGAAGCGCGGTTACTGCGTAGTAACTCTTGATAAAAACGGGGTGGCTCATAGAGGACGGTTTCAGGAAAACAAAACCCCGTTGAAAGCTGGTGAATACCTTATTAATTACACCTCTGATGACTGGAATGTCAATATCGGTGCAGAATCTTTTTTTTTCCAGGAAGGACATGCCAAAAAATATGAAACAGCAGCGTACGGCGGTATAAAAATTGATGGAAACGGAAACAGTTTACTCATAGGGCTTTATGATAAAAATCTCAAAAAGATCAACTAA
- a CDS encoding alpha/beta fold hydrolase, translating to MKKFTFLLILLLFFAAACNVFGQEKTYPFEIKKTGTGKQALILIPGFASSGEVWKDTTSKFEKNFTCYTLTMSGFAGTKPQPDASFKDWENGIAAYIKNNKIEKPMIIGHSMGGGLALAIAADYPELPGKIVVVDALPCLAALSNPNFISKENNDCSAMINTLTAMSDEQFRAMQAQAIPSLLADTSMQETVIGWSIKSDRKTFAGMYCDFSNTDLREKIKSIQCPSLILLESYFINFKPAIEGQYKNLKNADFQYASKGLHFIMYDDKDWYLNQLNNFLSAK from the coding sequence ATGAAAAAATTCACATTCCTTCTTATCCTTCTGTTATTTTTTGCTGCAGCATGCAATGTATTTGGTCAGGAAAAAACCTATCCGTTTGAGATAAAGAAAACCGGAACCGGAAAGCAGGCGCTTATTTTGATTCCCGGCTTTGCTTCTTCCGGAGAGGTATGGAAAGACACCACTTCGAAATTTGAAAAAAATTTCACTTGCTATACGCTAACAATGTCTGGATTTGCAGGAACAAAACCACAGCCAGATGCCAGTTTTAAAGATTGGGAAAATGGAATTGCCGCCTACATCAAAAATAATAAGATAGAAAAACCGATGATCATTGGACACAGTATGGGAGGCGGTCTCGCTTTGGCCATTGCCGCTGATTATCCGGAACTGCCGGGCAAAATTGTCGTTGTAGATGCTCTTCCCTGTCTGGCCGCCCTATCCAATCCCAATTTTATATCCAAAGAAAACAACGACTGCTCAGCAATGATCAATACCCTAACCGCTATGTCCGATGAACAATTCCGTGCAATGCAGGCTCAGGCTATCCCAAGCCTTCTGGCAGATACTTCCATGCAGGAAACCGTTATCGGATGGAGTATAAAATCAGACCGGAAAACTTTTGCCGGAATGTATTGTGATTTTTCCAATACGGATTTAAGGGAGAAAATCAAATCCATACAATGCCCTTCCCTTATTTTACTGGAATCTTACTTTATCAATTTCAAACCGGCTATTGAGGGACAGTATAAAAATTTAAAAAATGCTGACTTTCAATATGCATCCAAAGGATTACATTTTATTATGTATGATGATAAAGACTGGTATCTGAATCAGCTGAATAATTTCTTATCTGCGAAATAA
- a CDS encoding DUF2157 domain-containing protein: MKNIQREDIQILSRYSDLTEKEVAEILEKHIYTDKSSWQKFLQLFLMTLGIGFTVSGIIFFFAYNWADLPKFAKIGLTEGLVIAATALTFLPKINPNIRKIILTGAAALVGVLFAVFGQIYQTGANAYDFFLAWTIFITLWVIISDFALLWLIYIILINTTFVLYTQQVGNDQGPIYVFTILFLLNGMILVSGILISMYKKAVIPSWFTNVLSLAVASFATCGIVIGIFDNQTSALAILAVPVVVVYALGILYALKVKNIFYLAVIPLSIVIIITVLIFRITGENVASFLFVSLFILGSITLVIKNLLNLQKKWKNEK; encoded by the coding sequence ATGAAAAACATACAGAGAGAAGACATTCAGATTCTCAGCAGGTACAGCGATCTCACTGAAAAAGAAGTCGCTGAGATTCTGGAAAAACATATTTACACCGATAAAAGCTCCTGGCAGAAATTTCTTCAGTTATTTTTAATGACCCTTGGAATTGGTTTTACCGTATCCGGAATCATTTTTTTCTTTGCCTACAACTGGGCAGATTTACCCAAGTTTGCAAAAATCGGACTGACAGAAGGGTTGGTTATTGCTGCAACTGCACTTACCTTTCTTCCTAAAATCAATCCTAATATCCGGAAAATTATTCTTACCGGGGCAGCCGCTTTGGTTGGGGTTCTATTTGCCGTATTCGGGCAGATCTATCAGACCGGAGCCAATGCTTACGATTTCTTTTTAGCATGGACTATTTTTATCACTCTGTGGGTCATTATCTCTGATTTTGCTCTTTTATGGCTGATCTATATCATTTTAATCAATACCACTTTTGTTTTGTATACCCAGCAGGTGGGCAATGATCAGGGGCCGATTTATGTTTTTACCATTCTGTTTTTGTTGAATGGGATGATATTAGTATCGGGCATTCTGATTTCCATGTACAAAAAAGCAGTTATACCCAGCTGGTTTACAAACGTTCTTTCATTAGCTGTTGCCAGCTTTGCCACCTGTGGAATCGTTATCGGAATTTTTGATAATCAGACCTCAGCACTAGCTATTCTGGCTGTACCTGTCGTAGTAGTCTATGCCTTAGGAATCCTATATGCATTGAAAGTAAAAAACATCTTTTATCTTGCCGTCATCCCGCTCAGTATTGTCATCATCATAACCGTCCTCATCTTCCGGATTACAGGAGAAAATGTAGCTTCATTTTTATTTGTTTCCCTGTTTATATTAGGAAGCATTACACTGGTTATTAAAAATCTGCTCAACCTTCAAAAAAAGTGGAAAAATGAGAAATAA
- a CDS encoding TonB-dependent receptor plug domain-containing protein: protein MKKTIYTLCFLSSIFMFSQEAKKDTVDTSKTKEIQEVILKSQRKKQFADKAVYTFDKEALEKARYAKDLLRTLPELQLDPISNTITSTKGGTTLFLINGVEATDLQIRSIAPNEVVKVEYYDIPPSRWATRADTVVNILTRSTETGYLLGADVTSALNTGFVNASAYANYTKGKNDFGLEYSLSLRDYDNRKVESIYDYDLNGQHYRSEEKRTDHFGYTTQNIALRYTRMVPDNYTFQAKLNMDLVSSFSKTKGESLFRKDNAEEKHEMFKNYGSDYINPKLDLYYSKKIGSKDELSINAVGSHYNTDITEFAKEWVISSGNSVYDNDMILKTEQTNFVGELAHTHDFKAGKLSSGYRISGSSISNDLNNLAGYSQYNVNYMEQYFYSEFSGKKDKFTYRLGAGLTNIHNKSAENTFNEWSFTPRLILGYQLKNNQSLRFTGSYTPVSPGSNALSSNVVQQAPNIVRRGNPFLKSQQVFSNNLIYSLNNKYFDFNASLFYVYTDRIINQYYVQDDTFGGYALTYENAKNGQKYGLQLTGSYKPFGNSLLVLKGMIAPVSEMIRTASGELIKNNYLSNYLVASSEYKSFSIQYMFNIPVYTLSGAFLMTNENKNHIFANYKLKSWTFTTGMYWIGMPSHYKTKSLPQSLVNYNVDTKIMNNKSMFVLGVSFDFSKGKKTEIQRKLNNDTAPAATF, encoded by the coding sequence ATGAAAAAAACAATCTATACCCTTTGTTTTCTTAGCAGTATTTTCATGTTCTCGCAGGAAGCAAAAAAGGATACAGTAGATACTTCAAAAACAAAAGAGATCCAAGAGGTCATTCTGAAATCCCAGCGGAAAAAGCAATTTGCGGATAAAGCGGTCTATACTTTTGATAAAGAAGCGCTGGAAAAAGCCCGTTATGCCAAAGATCTTCTCCGCACTCTTCCGGAACTGCAGCTGGACCCTATTTCCAATACTATCACGAGCACAAAAGGAGGAACAACGCTGTTTCTTATTAATGGGGTTGAAGCTACAGACCTTCAGATCCGAAGTATAGCCCCCAATGAGGTGGTAAAAGTGGAATATTATGACATTCCGCCTTCACGCTGGGCAACGAGAGCTGATACTGTGGTGAATATTCTGACGAGATCTACAGAAACTGGCTACCTTTTAGGCGCCGATGTTACTTCTGCACTGAATACCGGATTTGTGAACGCTTCAGCCTATGCTAACTACACAAAAGGGAAAAATGATTTTGGTCTCGAATACTCCCTTAGTCTGAGAGATTATGACAACAGGAAGGTAGAAAGTATTTATGATTATGATCTGAACGGACAGCATTACCGTTCGGAAGAAAAAAGGACAGACCATTTCGGATATACCACACAGAATATTGCATTGCGTTACACCCGCATGGTTCCTGATAACTACACCTTTCAGGCTAAACTGAATATGGATCTCGTAAGCAGCTTTTCAAAAACAAAAGGGGAGAGTTTATTTAGAAAAGACAATGCAGAGGAAAAGCATGAGATGTTCAAGAATTACGGTTCAGATTATATCAATCCTAAGCTGGATCTGTATTATTCTAAAAAGATAGGCAGTAAAGATGAGCTGAGCATTAATGCAGTAGGTTCTCATTACAATACGGATATTACAGAATTTGCGAAGGAGTGGGTAATCTCATCAGGGAATTCTGTGTATGATAATGATATGATCCTGAAAACAGAACAAACTAATTTTGTAGGTGAATTAGCTCACACCCATGATTTTAAAGCGGGGAAATTATCATCCGGCTACCGTATTTCGGGTTCTTCTATTTCCAATGATCTGAATAATCTTGCAGGATATTCACAGTACAACGTTAATTATATGGAACAGTATTTCTATTCTGAATTTTCAGGAAAGAAGGATAAATTCACTTACAGGCTTGGTGCCGGGCTTACTAATATTCACAATAAAAGCGCTGAGAATACTTTTAATGAATGGTCTTTTACCCCAAGACTTATTTTAGGGTATCAGCTGAAAAATAATCAGAGCCTGAGATTTACGGGAAGTTATACTCCGGTAAGTCCCGGAAGCAATGCGCTCAGCAGTAACGTTGTACAGCAGGCTCCGAATATTGTACGAAGAGGTAATCCTTTTTTAAAGTCACAGCAGGTATTTTCCAATAATTTAATTTATTCCCTGAATAATAAATATTTTGATTTCAATGCGTCCCTGTTTTACGTTTATACAGATAGGATCATCAATCAGTATTATGTTCAGGATGATACTTTCGGAGGTTATGCACTGACTTATGAAAATGCTAAAAACGGACAAAAATACGGTCTGCAGCTTACAGGATCTTACAAACCTTTCGGGAATAGCCTTTTGGTTTTAAAAGGAATGATAGCTCCGGTATCAGAAATGATCAGGACAGCATCAGGAGAGCTTATCAAAAATAATTATCTTTCCAATTATTTAGTAGCGTCTTCAGAATATAAGTCTTTCAGTATACAGTATATGTTCAATATTCCGGTGTATACTTTAAGCGGAGCTTTCCTTATGACCAATGAGAACAAAAATCACATTTTTGCCAATTATAAACTGAAGAGCTGGACATTTACCACAGGAATGTACTGGATAGGAATGCCTTCGCATTATAAAACAAAAAGTCTTCCGCAAAGTTTAGTGAACTACAATGTTGATACAAAGATTATGAATAACAAATCCATGTTTGTTTTAGGAGTAAGCTTTGATTTCTCAAAAGGTAAGAAAACAGAAATTCAGAGAAAGCTGAATAATGACACAGCTCCGGCAGCTACTTTCTGA
- a CDS encoding MFS transporter, whose translation MNTSSITSGQRIKAIIGGSIGNLVEWYDWYAYAAFAIYFSHSFFPDSDLNAQLMNTAGIFAVGFLMRPIGGWIFGSIADKIGRKKAMTLSVLLMSFGSLLIALTPTYHSIGILAPMLLLLARLLQGLSVGGEYGVSATYLSEMASENRRGFYSSFQYVTLIGGQLIALGVQLVLQKLILTEAQLEEWGWRIPFVIGAVLSVVALYLRSNLHETEAFENKKETSEKKKGTVKELLKHPKALLTVIGLTLGGTLAFYTYTTYMQKFLVNTVHLTKEQSTLISFVSLFIFACLQPVFGGLSDRIGRRPLLLAFGILGTLFTVPLLTALSNTTSMLTAFFLIMAALIIVSGYTSINAVVKAELFPSEIRALGVGLPYAVTVAVFGGTAEYIALWFKKIGSEHYFYWYITGCILFSLIVYATMKDTKENSALDKD comes from the coding sequence ATGAACACATCATCTATAACCAGCGGGCAGAGGATCAAAGCCATTATTGGCGGCTCCATCGGAAATCTTGTGGAATGGTATGACTGGTATGCATATGCAGCCTTTGCTATCTATTTTTCCCATTCATTTTTTCCTGATTCCGATCTGAATGCACAGTTGATGAATACAGCGGGAATATTTGCCGTAGGTTTTCTGATGCGTCCTATCGGAGGCTGGATATTCGGAAGTATTGCGGATAAAATCGGAAGAAAAAAAGCGATGACGCTTTCTGTACTGCTGATGTCTTTTGGGTCATTACTTATTGCCCTTACCCCTACGTACCATTCAATAGGAATTCTTGCACCAATGCTGTTGCTCCTCGCCAGACTGCTTCAGGGGCTGAGTGTTGGCGGAGAATACGGGGTTTCTGCTACTTACCTCAGCGAAATGGCATCTGAGAACAGACGGGGATTTTATTCAAGCTTCCAGTATGTAACCCTGATTGGCGGCCAGCTTATTGCTCTCGGCGTTCAGCTGGTCCTTCAGAAATTAATTCTTACAGAAGCTCAGCTGGAAGAATGGGGTTGGAGAATTCCTTTTGTGATTGGAGCTGTACTTTCGGTTGTTGCTTTATACCTCAGATCAAATTTACATGAAACGGAAGCTTTTGAGAATAAAAAAGAAACCAGCGAAAAAAAGAAAGGGACCGTAAAGGAATTATTAAAGCATCCTAAAGCACTTCTCACCGTTATTGGTTTAACATTAGGCGGAACACTGGCTTTTTATACATATACCACCTATATGCAGAAGTTTCTGGTGAATACGGTTCACCTTACTAAAGAGCAGTCAACGCTGATCTCTTTTGTCTCCTTATTTATATTTGCCTGCCTTCAGCCTGTGTTCGGAGGATTATCAGACAGGATCGGAAGAAGACCACTGTTATTGGCCTTCGGTATTTTAGGAACCTTGTTTACAGTTCCTCTTTTAACAGCATTAAGCAATACGACTTCTATGCTCACTGCATTTTTCCTGATCATGGCTGCTCTTATTATTGTAAGCGGATACACTTCGATTAATGCAGTGGTAAAAGCAGAGCTGTTCCCTTCTGAGATCAGGGCACTTGGCGTAGGTCTCCCTTATGCTGTTACAGTAGCTGTTTTCGGAGGAACCGCGGAATATATTGCCCTTTGGTTTAAGAAGATAGGATCAGAGCATTATTTTTACTGGTATATCACGGGATGTATTTTATTTTCGCTGATTGTGTATGCTACCATGAAAGATACCAAGGAAAACTCAGCATTGGATAAAGATTGA
- a CDS encoding phytanoyl-CoA dioxygenase family protein: MEQNYNHQGYVYLEQFFSEEELQPLEKILHTFHRAWLKDNDADYKAGAINSHSITSAQQITRQERLDLFKFISQEKISQLIHTLFPGKAIFLNTQLFFDPLNGKQSNYWHRDIQYTGMTIEEQKKNMITQNVLHFRIPLKAESGIELIPGTHREWDQEVEQETRLSINNRKPGDDLERGKKISLNRGDLLVFSANMIHRGLYGNDRFTFDIIFCDDTPEFRDFIDFKNHPAKEELPLLNTDLF, from the coding sequence ATAGAGCAGAATTATAATCATCAGGGATACGTTTACTTAGAGCAGTTTTTCTCTGAAGAAGAACTGCAGCCTCTGGAAAAGATTCTCCATACCTTTCATCGGGCTTGGCTGAAAGATAATGACGCAGATTATAAAGCCGGAGCGATCAACAGTCACAGCATTACCTCAGCTCAACAAATTACCAGACAGGAAAGGCTGGATCTATTCAAATTTATTTCTCAGGAAAAGATTTCACAACTTATCCACACTCTTTTTCCCGGAAAAGCCATATTTCTCAATACCCAGTTATTTTTTGATCCGTTGAACGGTAAACAGAGCAATTACTGGCACCGTGACATTCAGTATACAGGAATGACCATTGAAGAACAGAAGAAAAATATGATCACCCAAAATGTCCTTCATTTCAGAATTCCCCTAAAAGCAGAATCCGGCATTGAATTGATTCCCGGGACTCACAGAGAATGGGATCAGGAAGTAGAACAGGAAACCAGACTTTCAATAAATAACAGAAAGCCAGGGGATGATCTGGAAAGAGGAAAGAAAATCTCGTTAAACAGAGGTGATCTGCTTGTTTTTTCCGCCAATATGATTCACAGAGGACTTTACGGGAACGATCGGTTTACCTTCGATATTATTTTCTGTGATGACACCCCTGAATTCAGGGATTTTATTGATTTTAAGAATCATCCTGCAAAAGAAGAATTACCTTTGTTAAATACGGATTTATTTTAA